In the Flagellimonas sp. MMG031 genome, one interval contains:
- a CDS encoding biopolymer transporter ExbD: protein MKLKGRNKISPEFSMSSMTDIVFLLLVFFMLTSNAPNALDLLLPKAKGKSTNTQNVSVTINKDLQYFVNNEQINKEYIEIELKKALEGQEKPTIILRAEENVAIKEAVNVMDIANRNSYKVILAVRPK, encoded by the coding sequence ATGAAACTAAAGGGAAGAAATAAGATAAGCCCTGAATTCAGCATGTCGTCCATGACGGACATTGTGTTCCTGTTGTTGGTGTTTTTCATGCTGACCTCCAATGCTCCAAATGCGTTGGATTTGTTGTTGCCAAAGGCAAAGGGCAAATCGACCAATACACAGAATGTTTCGGTGACCATCAATAAAGACCTGCAATATTTTGTGAACAACGAGCAGATCAACAAAGAATACATTGAAATTGAATTAAAAAAGGCACTTGAAGGTCAAGAAAAGCCTACCATCATCCTAAGGGCAGAAGAAAACGTTGCCATCAAAGAAGCGGTCAACGTTATGGATATTGCCAACAGGAACAGTTACAAGGTTATCTTGGCAGTGCGGCCAAAATAA
- the nhaD gene encoding sodium:proton antiporter NhaD → METLLVVIFVIGYLAITLEHNLKIDKLIPALAMMAILWALMAFGIDGFSTWFDSGNHSLLENFGAFGHEEKMELMEETLLHHLGKTSEILVFLLGAMTIVEIIDYFDGFATIKSFVKTRSKKKILWIFSFLAFILSAIIDNLTATIVLISILQKIVKDREVRIWYAGLIIIAANAGGAWSPIGDVTTTMLWIGDKVSTAMLIEHLLIPSLVCMLIPSFIASFLPAFKGEIDMEEEDGAQSKFGPRMLYLGLGAIVFVPIFKTVTHLPPYVGMMLSLAVVATFAEIYSNKKIAISSLDQESDAHASHSPVHSALTKIELPSILFFLGILMAVAALESLGLLFNFAEGLKQGMPLIGTEMAGTRVSDLVVILLGVGSAVIDNVPLVAASLGMFSEPMDDQLWHFIAYSAGTGGSMLIIGSAAGVVAMGMEKIDFFWYLKKISWLAFVGFIAGAICYMGMRYLF, encoded by the coding sequence ATGGAAACCCTTTTAGTTGTCATTTTTGTAATTGGATATTTGGCAATTACCCTCGAACATAATTTAAAAATAGACAAATTGATTCCTGCTTTGGCCATGATGGCCATACTGTGGGCGTTGATGGCTTTCGGGATAGACGGCTTCAGTACGTGGTTCGATTCTGGCAATCACTCCCTGTTGGAAAACTTTGGAGCCTTTGGTCACGAAGAGAAAATGGAATTGATGGAGGAGACCCTTTTGCACCATTTGGGAAAGACTTCCGAAATTTTGGTGTTCCTGTTGGGTGCCATGACCATTGTTGAAATCATTGATTACTTTGATGGATTTGCTACCATAAAATCATTTGTAAAAACAAGGAGCAAGAAAAAAATCCTTTGGATTTTCTCTTTCTTGGCTTTTATCCTTTCTGCGATCATTGACAACCTTACTGCGACCATCGTGCTTATTTCCATTCTTCAAAAGATAGTGAAGGACCGGGAAGTGCGAATCTGGTACGCCGGTCTGATTATTATTGCCGCTAATGCTGGTGGTGCGTGGTCGCCTATCGGTGATGTTACCACGACCATGTTGTGGATCGGGGATAAAGTTTCTACGGCCATGCTCATCGAACATTTGCTAATACCATCATTGGTCTGTATGCTCATCCCATCTTTCATCGCCTCCTTTTTGCCCGCCTTTAAAGGAGAGATAGATATGGAAGAAGAAGATGGCGCTCAATCAAAATTTGGACCTAGAATGCTCTATTTGGGTCTTGGGGCGATCGTTTTTGTACCCATTTTTAAAACCGTGACCCACTTGCCGCCCTATGTAGGAATGATGTTATCTTTGGCTGTAGTCGCAACATTTGCAGAAATCTATAGTAATAAGAAAATCGCTATTTCCAGTTTGGATCAAGAAAGCGATGCCCACGCCTCCCACAGTCCGGTGCATAGCGCGTTGACCAAAATTGAATTGCCCAGTATTTTGTTCTTCTTGGGTATTTTGATGGCAGTTGCTGCCTTGGAGTCCTTGGGGCTTCTGTTTAACTTCGCCGAAGGATTGAAGCAAGGTATGCCGTTGATTGGAACCGAGATGGCTGGAACAAGGGTTTCAGATTTGGTTGTGATTCTTTTAGGTGTAGGTTCTGCCGTTATCGATAACGTACCTTTGGTAGCAGCAAGTTTGGGAATGTTCTCCGAACCCATGGATGATCAACTGTGGCACTTTATCGCTTACTCCGCTGGAACAGGTGGAAGTATGTTGATTATCGGTTCTGCGGCTGGTGTTGTTGCTATGGGAATGGAGAAAATTGATTTCTTCTGGTACCTCAAAAAAATATCGTGGTTGGCCTTTGTAGGTTTTATCGCTGGAGCAATTTGCTACATGGGTATGCGATATTTGTTCTAA
- a CDS encoding folylpolyglutamate synthase/dihydrofolate synthase family protein has product MTYKETLNWMFGQLPMYQQKGAAALNAKLDNIIHFCNVLDNPQSKFKSIHVAGTNGKGSSSHMLASILQEAGYKVGLYTSPHLKDFRERIKIDGEVVSKKFVREFIAKYRSFFEYNKLSFFEMTVGMAFSYFEEEKVDIAVIEVGLGGRLDSTNIITPEVALITNIGMDHTQFLGDTLEKIALEKAGVIKSNVPVVISETQAETKMIFNLIAHQLKSNIVFADAEPVLGYQTDLLGDYQQRNINGVVACIHQLKNFEVPEAAISKGLQNVVKNTGLMGRWQVLQQHPLVVCDTAHNKEGLQLVLKQVEKQSFEKLHVVLGFVKDKDVRSVLTLFPKDAHYYFVKPAIPRGMEADQLRELAEEQGLKGKVCKSVSKGLKKAMKNASEQDMVYVGGSTFVVAEVV; this is encoded by the coding sequence GTGACCTATAAGGAGACGTTGAACTGGATGTTCGGACAGCTTCCGATGTACCAGCAAAAAGGTGCCGCAGCCTTGAACGCGAAGTTGGACAACATCATCCATTTTTGTAATGTACTGGATAATCCGCAGAGTAAATTCAAGAGTATCCATGTGGCGGGCACCAATGGAAAGGGGTCCAGCAGCCATATGTTGGCGTCCATTCTTCAGGAGGCCGGTTACAAGGTCGGACTTTATACTTCGCCCCACCTCAAGGATTTTAGGGAACGTATTAAAATCGATGGGGAGGTAGTCAGCAAAAAATTTGTAAGGGAGTTTATAGCGAAGTACCGATCCTTTTTTGAATACAACAAACTGTCGTTTTTTGAAATGACCGTTGGGATGGCGTTCAGCTATTTTGAAGAGGAAAAGGTGGACATTGCAGTAATTGAGGTCGGGTTGGGCGGCCGTTTGGACTCTACCAATATCATTACGCCCGAAGTGGCGCTCATTACCAACATAGGAATGGACCATACTCAGTTTTTGGGGGATACCTTGGAAAAAATTGCGTTGGAAAAGGCTGGGGTTATTAAATCAAATGTTCCCGTGGTAATCAGCGAAACCCAAGCTGAGACCAAAATGATCTTTAACCTGATTGCCCATCAGCTCAAATCCAATATTGTGTTTGCCGATGCGGAACCAGTCCTCGGGTACCAAACGGATTTGTTGGGCGATTATCAGCAAAGGAACATTAATGGTGTCGTTGCCTGTATCCATCAACTGAAAAATTTTGAAGTTCCGGAAGCGGCCATTTCAAAAGGCTTACAAAATGTGGTAAAGAACACCGGGCTCATGGGGAGATGGCAGGTGCTTCAACAGCATCCTTTAGTGGTTTGTGATACGGCCCATAACAAGGAAGGACTGCAATTGGTCCTGAAACAGGTGGAAAAACAGTCTTTTGAGAAACTCCATGTGGTCTTAGGTTTTGTGAAGGACAAGGATGTAAGGTCGGTACTGACCCTTTTTCCAAAAGATGCTCACTATTACTTTGTAAAGCCAGCCATCCCTCGCGGTATGGAAGCCGACCAACTAAGGGAACTAGCAGAAGAACAAGGACTTAAGGGGAAGGTTTGCAAGTCGGTAAGCAAGGGTTTGAAAAAGGCAATGAAAAATGCTAGCGAACAGGACATGGTCTATGTTGGGGGAAGTACTTTTGTTGTGGCTGAAGTAGTGTGA
- a CDS encoding MotA/TolQ/ExbB proton channel family protein has translation MNIFQEVTEGAEAAASISEEKTLSVIDLIVNGGTGSVIIIMVLFVLLFVAMYIYFERIFAIKAASKIDKNFMNQIRDHISNGKLEAATLLCAQTDSPVARLIEKGVARIGKPLDDINTSIENAGTLEVYKLEKNVSVLATVAGAAPMIGFLGTVIGMILAFHEMASSGGQAEMGSLASGIYTAMTTTVAGLIVGIIAYIGYNHLVNRTDKVVHQMEANAVEFLDLLNEPI, from the coding sequence ATGAATATTTTTCAAGAAGTAACGGAAGGTGCTGAAGCAGCTGCTTCAATTTCCGAGGAAAAAACCTTGTCCGTAATCGACCTTATCGTAAATGGAGGAACAGGAAGCGTTATCATTATCATGGTGCTTTTTGTTCTTCTTTTTGTTGCTATGTACATCTATTTTGAACGGATTTTTGCCATAAAGGCGGCCTCCAAGATAGATAAGAATTTCATGAACCAGATTCGTGACCATATCAGCAATGGTAAACTGGAAGCTGCCACCTTGTTGTGTGCCCAAACGGATTCTCCCGTAGCGCGACTCATCGAAAAAGGGGTGGCGCGAATAGGCAAGCCTTTGGACGACATCAACACCTCTATCGAAAATGCAGGTACCCTCGAGGTGTACAAACTCGAAAAGAATGTGAGTGTTCTGGCCACCGTGGCAGGCGCTGCACCCATGATTGGTTTCTTGGGAACCGTTATCGGTATGATCTTGGCGTTCCACGAGATGGCAAGTAGCGGAGGACAAGCCGAAATGGGCTCTCTGGCATCCGGTATTTACACCGCCATGACCACGACAGTAGCAGGTCTTATCGTGGGTATCATCGCCTATATCGGCTATAACCACTTGGTGAATCGAACCGACAAGGTAGTGCACCAAATGGAAGCCAATGCGGTGGAGTTCCTGGATTTGTTGAACGAACCTATATAA
- a CDS encoding acyl-CoA dehydrogenase, with protein sequence MDFTLSEEQLMIQQAAKDFAQNELLPGVIERDETQTFPWELVQKMGELGFMGMMVNEKYGGSGLGTLSYVLAMEELSKIDASASVMVSVNNSLVCWGLETYGTEEQKQKYLTRLATGEIIGAFCLSEPEAGSDATSQKTTAIDKGDHYILNGTKNWITNGNIAEVYLVIAQTDRDKGHRGINALIVEKGMEGFDIGPKENKLGIRGSDTHSLMFNDVKVPKENRIGEDGFGFKFAMKTLAGGRIGIAAQALGIAAGAYELALKYAKERKAFGTEIANHQAIAFKLADMHTKIQAARHLVYQSAWDKDNGNDYTLSGAMAKLYASEVAMETAIEAVQIHGGNGYVKDYHVERLMRDAKITQIYEGTSEIQKIVISRSIIAD encoded by the coding sequence ATGGATTTCACACTTTCCGAAGAACAGTTAATGATACAACAAGCGGCCAAAGATTTTGCCCAAAATGAACTTTTGCCAGGTGTCATTGAACGCGACGAAACCCAAACTTTTCCTTGGGAACTTGTCCAAAAAATGGGAGAATTAGGTTTTATGGGGATGATGGTCAACGAAAAATATGGAGGAAGCGGTCTTGGCACCCTCTCCTACGTGCTGGCCATGGAAGAACTATCCAAAATTGATGCCTCCGCCTCCGTTATGGTATCGGTAAACAATTCTTTGGTGTGTTGGGGACTCGAAACCTATGGAACTGAAGAACAAAAACAAAAATACCTGACCCGTTTGGCCACTGGAGAAATCATCGGGGCATTCTGTCTATCGGAACCCGAAGCGGGAAGCGATGCCACATCACAAAAAACAACGGCCATCGACAAAGGCGACCATTATATACTAAACGGAACCAAAAACTGGATTACCAATGGTAACATTGCAGAAGTTTACTTGGTTATCGCCCAAACGGACCGGGACAAGGGACATCGTGGCATAAATGCCCTGATTGTTGAGAAAGGCATGGAAGGTTTTGATATCGGCCCCAAGGAAAACAAATTGGGAATCCGAGGCAGCGATACCCATTCCCTTATGTTCAATGATGTTAAAGTACCCAAGGAAAACCGAATCGGAGAAGACGGCTTTGGCTTTAAGTTTGCCATGAAAACCTTGGCCGGAGGACGAATAGGCATTGCCGCACAAGCCCTTGGAATTGCAGCGGGAGCCTACGAATTGGCCCTAAAATATGCCAAAGAACGGAAAGCATTTGGTACTGAGATTGCCAATCACCAGGCCATTGCCTTTAAACTGGCAGACATGCATACCAAAATTCAGGCGGCCCGCCATTTGGTGTATCAATCCGCTTGGGACAAAGACAATGGGAACGATTATACGCTTTCTGGTGCAATGGCCAAGCTTTATGCTTCTGAAGTTGCCATGGAAACCGCTATCGAAGCCGTGCAGATACACGGAGGTAATGGCTACGTAAAGGATTACCATGTAGAGCGATTGATGCGTGACGCAAAAATAACCCAGATATACGAAGGCACTTCTGAAATACAGAAAATTGTTATTTCCAGAAGTATTATTGCCGATTAA
- a CDS encoding energy transducer TonB, with amino-acid sequence MSFLDTRHKKKSFTLTTLLLSALLLLLFYIGLTYLDPPIENGIAVNFGTMEFGSGEVQPIERVRSEPREVERQPEEPQEQVEPVQPEQTVVEEAPVEEVLTSNDEETIKIKQREEAQRKAEEEAKKAKAEAERIAREKREAEERKRREQEAKKKSVDALIGGIGKSEGTTTGSEGDDDKAGDKGRPDGDPYATSYYGAPGSGSGTGGYGLNGRSLANQGKVRQECNEEGRVVVRIVVDRNGKVIQAQPGVKGTTNNAPCLLEPARKTALLHRWNSDANAPAQQIGFVVVNFKLGQ; translated from the coding sequence ATGTCCTTTTTAGATACGAGACACAAGAAAAAATCCTTTACGCTCACCACACTTTTGTTGAGCGCATTGCTGCTATTGCTTTTTTATATTGGATTGACCTATCTCGACCCACCCATTGAAAATGGTATCGCCGTTAATTTCGGTACCATGGAATTTGGAAGTGGTGAGGTGCAGCCCATAGAAAGGGTACGTTCCGAACCTAGGGAAGTGGAAAGGCAGCCTGAGGAGCCTCAAGAGCAAGTAGAGCCTGTGCAGCCTGAGCAAACGGTTGTGGAAGAGGCACCCGTGGAAGAGGTACTTACCAGCAACGATGAGGAGACCATCAAAATAAAACAACGAGAGGAAGCCCAGCGAAAAGCTGAAGAAGAGGCCAAAAAAGCCAAGGCCGAAGCGGAACGTATTGCCCGTGAAAAACGGGAAGCCGAGGAACGCAAACGACGAGAACAGGAGGCCAAAAAGAAAAGCGTTGATGCCTTGATCGGGGGAATTGGAAAATCGGAAGGAACCACAACAGGCAGCGAAGGCGACGATGACAAAGCCGGGGATAAGGGCCGGCCTGATGGCGACCCATACGCCACTTCGTACTACGGCGCGCCGGGCAGTGGTAGTGGTACTGGTGGTTACGGCCTTAATGGTCGGTCGTTGGCCAACCAAGGAAAAGTACGACAGGAATGCAATGAGGAAGGTAGAGTAGTGGTTAGGATTGTGGTGGATAGAAATGGAAAGGTAATCCAAGCTCAGCCGGGAGTAAAGGGGACCACCAATAATGCGCCATGCCTTTTGGAACCTGCCCGTAAAACGGCGCTTCTTCACCGTTGGAATTCCGATGCGAATGCACCGGCCCAGCAAATCGGATTTGTGGTCGTCAACTTTAAATTGGGACAGTAG